Sequence from the Nasonia vitripennis strain AsymCx chromosome 5, Nvit_psr_1.1, whole genome shotgun sequence genome:
GAGATATAGTACATGACGTTACCTTCAACTGGTGCATCTGCTGCTCGTGAAGTTCGGCGAGTTGTCGTTCCTGCGCCTGGTACTGCTGCCTTAGGATCTGCTGTTGaagctggtgctgctgctgtagctgGAAACAAAGCCAGATACCTTAAGGGTGATGCTCTTCCCAAACACGCAGCCGCACACAACATAATATCATCGTTCCCAATCACGCGACGACGTGAAATTCGCAGGGCTTTCGCGGAATATCATATAACTCGTCGCGCCGACGGATGCCCAGATTGTCTCTCTGGcttaatttcaatttcaagtGCAAATCCGCGTGCGACTGTGTACGTTACAGGAAGCGTGTGGGCGACTTTGCGCCGCGGCAATTCCTCTAATTGACTGCGTCCGTCGAGCGCGACGCCTTGAAAAATTCGTCTGTCTCGCAGACTTTGTTACCTCATACGTTAATTTAGTGTATATACACAGTGGTTTACGAGTACTATGTATAATCCTGTTGTTTCCGCGTCTCCCCAGCTGCAGACACCTGTTCAAATAGTCACGGATGATTACGATCGATTAATCCAAATAATGGAAGTTTTCCCACAAAAAAAGATCACTACGAGTGCAGCTCTGGAAAAATTTCAAGCGACGAATTACCGACGACACCTGTTCAGCCCGAAATCCGAGCGAGTCTAAAAATAGAACACATCCAACCCTACATTACGATCGTCGTCGCGAGGCGCAAACACGACGTCATGTGTGCAGCCTGCGATAAGCCGCGCGTCTAAAGATAGACTTCTCCAGGCGCGataaggaaaaaaataaagtcgaAAAGTGGAAAACAGAGACGATAAGAGCGAGACGCGAACAATGAGAGCGTGCGTGAGGTCGTTTCGCGCTTTTCGGCTGTAATAACGAAGATTACGAATCGTGAAGTGCGAGCTTACGTGTATTGAAAGAACAGCTGGTTCTGTAACGATTGTGGAGCTGAGGAGGTATTGTTACGCCGGCACAAAGGAGCCGCGAGCCGCTGTTTGATTTTCGAGAGTGGCTTCGCGCGAATAAGAAGCTAaggtgaaaattaaaaaaaaaactcccacaTACCCTCGCGCAACCTTATCGGGAGGTCCGCGGCAATGTAGGCCGCCGCGAGCGCATTGCGGGATGCATTTGCATGCCGGCGGCTCTACGTGTGCACCtattcgcgttttttttttcatactatTCATAATACACCCCAAGCGAGAGAGCGAATTGTGCGGCGGAGCTTTATTGTCTCCGCGGAGTCATTGTGTTGATACCTGCGCGCGCTATTGTTCCGAGGGAGGTTTTCTCGTGCCATTTTTTTCGGTTTGTGTATACACGAAGCTGAAAATGTTTCACAAACGCGTAACTGATTTATTCGCTTGCTTATCGGCGGCTACACGCGGGGATGTCGCGTGGAGACAAATCGGGAGAACAATAGGAGAGACAGCGTAGCTACGGGAATAATTGTATTCTATAGCGACTGCGAGCGTAGGTGTCTAATCCAGACcgaacgattttttttcgtcgttcCGAGCACGTTACTCGGAGTCGGCGTACgcgtaattaaaaaatgaaacctCGGCGgggaaataaaatttgaatatacGCGGCGATTGAATCAAATCTGCCTGAATAATGAACAAACGCTTCGCTCTTGGTACATtatgacgagagagagagagagagcgagagaagatcACACCTCGTTCATTATACAGTCGTTGTCTCGATCGAtggattaaatatttttaaaagtcgACGCAACAAACAGCAGACGAACGCTCCTCTCTTCCAGGGCAAAAAGGTTAGGTCTCTCTCATTCCCTCTAAATTCCAAGTCGAAAAATGTCTCACTACCAATAAAAGCAATCAGCCCCGATGAACCCGGCGATTTCACCCGTCATCCGCGACTTCGTCGAAGGTTTCGCCCTGGCCGACAACAAGGATGCTCCGAGCATCGTCGTCGACTGGAAGACCATAGCGACGAAGTGCGCCATCGTGGCCACCGTGTACGCGGCAGTCATCGTCGTCCAGCGGAGGTTCTTCCCGAACCAGAGGAGCGTACGCCTCAGCGCGAGACTGAACTCCGAAAGGAGTAGCAACCGCGAGAGGTTAGAGAAAGACGAGAACAAAACGAGGTCGATTTGTGTCCGTTAACTAATGCAGCGGAGCTTCCTGTAGACGCTTCGTATATTTTGGGGACGTCGATCAATGATTCACACGCGGGGACGAGTTTCTTTTCTTCTCGCGGATTCGAGATCTGGAATTTGTTCGTCATAAATATGATCCGTTGGTTATTCAGGACTCGTAATATGTGTGCACGTTTGTTTTATATCCCAGCGCGACGTGAAATCGACTTATTATAGAAGTGAATAATGAAGAGAGCCGATTGGACGATCAAATATTCACACTCGAGCTTTTCGCATATTTATAGATGCATGATATGCGCTGGGGttccattaaaaaaaaaatctcggtTAAACATTCAGCGAGATTGATTACCGCGGCTTCATTCGATTTGTTTTCATATATCCAACGCTTTCTTCAGAGAAGCGATCGATGCCTGCGCGAGagatatttcaattttttgttcacTTTGCAGCGGAGACGAGCTCTGTCCGATCTGTCTGGAATCGCCGAGAAATGGAGTACGCCCGGGCTGTGGTCACAAGTTGTGCGCGACATGTCTGCGCCGATACTTCGAGTCTTTGCAGCGAAACAATCGGCCCAACTGCGTTAGCGGACCGCCACCGTGTCCACTTTGCCGGACACCGCTGGTATCGTTTACCCTCACCTACGATCAGGTCAGTCTGTTTGACGATTTTGATGCTGAATAAAAAAGAGACACAGACACAATCACGTCCGCAACGGAAGAGCGTATCACACTTACCGatccaaaaataaaacaggttaaactttttttctcccccgGACGCGCAATAACAGGAAAATTACGCGCATATACTCGGTCATGAGTCACGACACATCGAGTACAGCACAAAGACAATTTCACGACTACACAAGAGAGATAATCGCCGGCTATTTTCGTTCCAACCATTTCTGTTGACTCGCTCGATTAAACGATTTTTTCATACAGCCTATACTATGCACAAAGTATACAGCCGTTGGAATGAATGGAAAAAACCGTTTCCAGATTAATTTACCGAAGTCCGACTGCACCGTAGATCTCGAGACTGTTCAATGGATCGAGGAGTACAACCGGCGCAACGCCTCTGACGACGTCGTCTCCGTTGAGAAGACAAACGCAGCCGCGGCTTCTCTCACTGCTAGAATACTCGGCTGCAACTCTATGATCTTCGTCAAGCTTCTCCTGGCCTCGATCGTGCTCGGGATTTACGCGAGATCTTACAACGTACGAGTATAGTCTGATAAGGATTTTTCTCCGTAAACTTTTATCGCTATgagcacacacgcgcggcGGAGCTATTTTGAGAGCGTAATCGAATGGTGTGTGCGCGACACGAATGTATCGGGGAAAATAACACAAAGCTCCTTATCGAGTCgaacagaaagagagagagagagagagatgcgttGCTCGTATAGATTATATAGGCCACTCACAGAAATGCCCTTTTGAACCAAAAGGAAATAATCTTGAATATGCTGCCAAAGGGAAGAATCGTTTTGGAATCACGATATTCCTCATCATTCAAATGGATTCTATTTACTTTAACTAGAATCATTTTGCTTCAAactttttacataaaaatggGTATTTCTATACGATACAGAAAGCTAATgggaaaaattaatatatccCATAGgatatagaaattaaaaagaaaatccttttgacaGAAATTTTGATTCAAAAGGACCATTTCTCCGAGTGCCGAAGATAAGTCCACGTGCGTGTAAACAATAAGGAATTTTTTCAGGGCAAGCCGTTCGGCATAGACCTGGTGGTCTACAGCTCGTTCCTGGTCACGGCTCTGGGGATGACTCTGTTGGTGTGTCTCTGGCTCAAGTGCCACGACCAGGCTGATCTGGAACCCGATGACTGAGTCGCCCGAAAACACGAGATAAGCCGATACGCGCGACGCTTTCCCAACGAGCTCTTCTCGCTTTTTCGAACGTAGATACGAGCCGAGTGTGGAAGAATCTCGAATAAAAACGGCAAAAAATCGTTCGGAAATTTAGATTTATAAGTCCCTCTCAGCAGCCTGCCGAAattaaatttcgcgcgcgcgcgcgatgtccTCGAGTTCCCCTCATCGTCTTTTCCTCTCGCGAATAACACGGGCGAATCCCCATAAGGTCACGAGAGATGGATGGCAATTCCTCGCGAGAAATATCTATCTATACATTCGCGCTGTTTATCCGGGCTTGGAAGAAAAAAGAGGGTATAACGAAGGGAGCCGCGAATATAAACGCGCGCAGCGTCGACTTTTATGAAAATGAGATTTCGGTTCGGCCTTGAACTTGAACGCAGTAGGTCtctgcgtgcgtgtgtgtgtgtacagcgcGCTGGAGATAgatcaagagagagagagagagagagagagagccgactTTTGAAACTGCCCGCGGCGCCTCTCGTACTTTTCCACACTGTTACACACAGCGATGTGTTCTGATACTACTCGTGAAAAGGAAATTTCATTTTGGAATCtttcttctttatttactgTGCGTGCCGGTGTCCACGTGAAAAGTCCCGCGGTTATTTTGGGGCTACGAGAGCTCGTTTACCGTCGCTGGAATCTTGTGTTTTGATGCGGGCCGTGTGTGACGTCGAGTCTGCGTGCGTCACTATGATTCGTTATAAGgatctttctctttctatatCTGCGCGGGCTTTGTGTGTCCCGAGgtgtatttttagataaaatCAACGTACGATAATGGCCGTACGTGCATCTGACTATATCGCGGATGGCTCGTCGAAATTTTCTCTCGTCTTTCTCGTcatattgtattatattagAAGAGTTACGTGGAACTATCGCTAATGCACGTGTGCTCGACACACGACGCCATGTCAAACAGTTATTTCGTCGGcctatcaaaaataaaattccggcagagagaaagaagaaaaagcggATCGAAagctctgttttttttttcacgcttcACCAGGTAAATACACAGCCGATCATCGAGAGGCGCTATCATCGATAAATATCCCCGGCGATTATTATCTCGAGTCAATATTATTCGCGGGGCGAATTTGCGCCAAGCAAACTCCAGAGATCCTCCGA
This genomic interval carries:
- the LOC103317985 gene encoding uncharacterized protein LOC103317985, with the protein product MNPAISPVIRDFVEGFALADNKDAPSIVVDWKTIATKCAIVATVYAAVIVVQRRFFPNQRSVRLSARLNSERSSNRESGDELCPICLESPRNGVRPGCGHKLCATCLRRYFESLQRNNRPNCVSGPPPCPLCRTPLVSFTLTYDQINLPKSDCTVDLETVQWIEEYNRRNASDDVVSVEKTNAAAASLTARILGCNSMIFVKLLLASIVLGIYARSYNGKPFGIDLVVYSSFLVTALGMTLLVCLWLKCHDQADLEPDD